From the genome of Streptomyces sp. NBC_01304:
CGTGGCCGAGGTCGTCCGACTCGCGGCGTGCCTGCTCGATGGCCGCCTTGCTCTCCGGGCGGAAGGCGATGTGGCCCCGCAGGGCCTTCTCGCCGGCCGGCGGCATCGCTTCCTCGATGGCGTCGCGGATGCGCTGCTCCGAACCGGTCTTCGCGATGAGTACTTGGTGCGCCAGGCCCTGCGGTTCGCCGAGCAGGCCGAGCAGGAGGTGTTCGGTGCCGATGGAGTCGTGCTTGTGCGTGCGGGCGGCCTCTTGCGCCAGCACGATGCTGTGCCTGTTCAGGTGGGTGAACCGCTCGAAGGCGTTGGGCGTGTGGCGCTGCTGGGCGGCCTGCTTGGACACCCCGATGGCGTCGCCGATCTCGGTCCATGACGAGCCGGTCCGCTTGGCCTTGCTGACGTAGTGGTCGATGAGCTGGTCACCGAGGTCGGACAGGGTCTGGGCGCGCAGTCGCGCCTCGCTGATGCGGGCCAGTTCATTGGCTCCGGGGAGTTCCTCGTCGAGCCGGGCGATCAGGTCGGCGAGGCTGATGTCGAGTGGACTCATGCGTCAACTTTAAATTGACGAATCGAGGATCGTCAACCTGTAATTGACGCTTCGTTCGGGTCGGGCATCAACGGGGGGCCACTACGAAGGCCTCCGCGCGATGAAGATTCGACACCTTCACCGCACGGAGGCCTTCGCCATGATCAAGTCCTGTGGCTGTCGACCACGCTCGTGATCAGTACGCCAAGGCGGCCCTGTCACGGATTGGCCAGGACGCGTACTCACGCCTGCCGTACAGCAGCGGCGCGGACTCGGACTCCTGGCTGGTTCGGATCACCTCACCGAGGACCATGACGTGATCGCCGACGAGGCTGTGCTGGTCGACGCGGCAGTCGGCGATCGCGTGTGCCTCCCGGTACAGGTGGGGGCCACCGAGGTGGTCCGGCCTGTCCCAGGCCACCCTGTCGAACCGGTCGGGCGCGCCGGACCCGAACAGCGCGGCGGCAGGCTGGGCGTGGTCGGCGAGCAGGTTCACGCTGAAGGTGCCGGTGGTCAACAGCGCCTGCAATGTGGGGCTGTCCTGGCGCAGGCACACGAGCAGCGTCGGCGGGGACAGCGTCACCGAGCACATCGACGTGCAGGTCATGCCCCACGGCCGGTCCGCCCCGTCGAACGTGGACACAATGGCCACGCCGGTGGGGAAGCCGGACATGAACGGCCGCAGGTCGACGCTCTCGGTGGGCTCGTCGCGTTCTGTGGACAGTCGCATGGCTCAGCCCTGGTAGATGTGTCGTAGCAGGTCTTTGGTCGCCGGCACGGAATCGAGCAGGGTCTGCTGATCGCGCTTCACCGCGGCGAAGAGTTCATCGGCGGCCCGGCGTGATTCCGGCATGTCGGCCAACTGGGGAAGCGGCCGCTCCGGCAGGTATCCCAGACCGGCGAGCACGCAGTCGTAGTTGCTGTTGGTCCAGAAGTTGATGGCCTGCTGCTCGACGCTCGAGGAGAAGTTGCCGGAACTGTCGGTCGGCAGCCGGTTGATCGACAGCCCGGCCCGGTAGGTCTCGAGCTTCTTCTGGATGTCGGGCCCGAGAGCGAGTTTCTTGTTGTCCCGCCAGAACGGGGTGTCCGTCCGCGGCGAGAAGTAGAAGTGTGCCTGGATGAAGTCCCGCGTGTCCTCGAACATCGTCTCGACCGCGTTGTTGAATCCGGCCCGCCGGGTCTCGTCGAACGTGGTGTCCGGGAAGTGTGCGACCAACTGGGCCAGCGCGGAGTAGATGAAGAAGATGCCGGTCGACTCGAGCGGCTCGACGAAACAGGACGACGTGCCGATGCTGACGCAGTTGTTGACCCACGCCCGGCGGTTGCGCCCGACACGGAAGCGGACGTGGTTGAGCGCGGTGGAATCCGGGTCGATCTGCCACATCTCGCAGAACTCGCGGGTCGCCTCCTCTTTGGACGCGTACTTGTCCGAGTACACGTAGCCGGTGCCGAACCGGTCGAGCAGGGGGATCTTCCAGGTCCAGCCGGCGTTCATCGCGATGGACGAGGTGTAGGGCTCGACGCCGTCCTCGCCGTCGTGCGGGATGGCCGTGGCGACCGCGCTGTTGCACAGCAGGTGGTCGCTCATGTCGAGGAACGGCTCCCCGAGCGTCTTGTTGATCAGCGCGCCGCGGAAGCCGGAGCAGTCGACGAACAGGTCACCGGTCAGCGTGCGGCCCGACTTGGTCCGCAACGCGGTGATGTACCCGCGCTCGTCGACGTCGACGGAGGTCATCTCGTCCTGGACGTGGATCACGTTCTGCTTCTCGGTGGCGAAGCGGCACAGGTAGTCCGCGACGAGTTGCGCGTTGAAATGCCACGCGTAATTCGCCACGGTGGTCCCGTCGAGCAGCTTGGGGCCCTTCTTGGCGTCCATCAACGGCGTCTCGGGGAAACAGGCGTAGTCGAACGGCTCCACCTTCTCGCCGGTCTTGTTCTTGTAGATCCAGTAGTTCGAGAGCGGGATCTCGTCCTGGGCCTGCAACCGGCCGAACGTGTGGTAGAAGTGGTCGCTGCCGCCTTCGAACGGTCGGCCGTTCGGCGAAGCGGTTCCCGGCGTGCGCCAGTTGATGAACTTGACGGCCATCTTGAAGCTGGCGTTGCATTCCGGCATCCACTCGCTCTCCGGAATGCCGAGGAAGTCGAAGAACGCGCTCTGCAGATTCGGGATCGTCGCCTCGCCGACGCCGATGCGCGGAATCGTGGGCGCCTCCAGCACGGTGACCTCGGCCGCGCCGTCCAGTGCCTTGGCCAGGTAGGTCGCTGCCATCCAGCCCGCAGTGCCACCGCCAAGGATGACAACGCGCTTCACCGTCGTTTCAAGCATGGTCAGGTCCCCTTTGCGTCCGCGGGTAAGTCCCAGGCACCTGAGGCGAACAGGTGGCGGCCGGAGCGTTCCCTCGTCATCAGCGTCGATTCCGTTCCGACGCTAGGCGGCTGCCGCAATCGCAGCGCAACCCCGCGATTTTGCGTTGCCGCTCGGGGCGCGGCACGCCTGTCACGCCAGGGCGCACCAGGTCCGGGTCCGTCACCGTATGCCGTCGATCAGCTGTCGCCGCGACCACACCGGCGGCCGACCCGGCTTGACACCCCCGTAGCAACAGGGCCTCAAGCCGGGCCCACTGACCGCTCGTCAGATCCCCACGCCCTCCCACAGGACGCGATCACGAACGATCACGGTCTACTTCCCCAACAGACCCTGGCCCGTCGAGTCCGCCTTCCAGTCCTGGACGAGGAGCCCGAGCACCACCTCGTCCAGGAACTCGCCCAGCACCCAGGCCGAGGAGCGCAGTACGCCCTCGCGGACGAAGCCGTTGCGCTCTGCGGAGCGCAGCATCGCGGTGTTGTCCGCCAGCGTTTCGATCTGCAGCCGCTGCAGGCCGCGCACGGCGAAGCCGTAATAACACAGCGTCGCGACCACGTCGGTGCCATGGCCCTTGCCCCGGGCGGAAGGCAGCAGACCCAGCCCGATGTGCGCGGACCGGCTGTGGTTGTCGATGCCCCACAGTGTCGCGGTGCCGACCAGTGTGCCGCCGCCCAACTCCACCACGGAGAACTGGACCAACCCCTGATTGCTGTCGTCCACCACGAGCCGCGGGTCCTTCGAGCCCGGCGTGATCGGCCGCCACGGGCTGCCTTCGGCCCGTGAGCCGTTGACCACGTCGTCGTAGAGCTCGGTCCGCAGGATCGGAATGTCGTCGTCGTGCCGAGCCCGGAGCCCGACCTTGGTGCCCTTTAGCATGCAGGATTCCTATCCGACCGGGCCGACCGACGGCAAGCCACTTGGTGGCCGACGGGTCCGGCCGGGCCAACTCCCCCGACCTGCAAGCCCATTGACAGGGAGAGCCCTTCCCGCGATCCTCGGAGAGCGCTCTCCCATGATCGGTAGGCTGGGCCGAGGAGGCAGGACCGGATGACCGAGGACGACCTCACACGCTTGCTCGAGAAGTTGGACCTGCGCCAGAAGGTGCGGCTCCTCACCGGCTCCACCACCTGGCGCACCGCGGCGGAACCCGACATCGGGCTGCGGGAGATGGTGATGTCCGACGGACCGGCCGGCGTCCGGGGCGAGGCGTGGGACGAGCGGGATCAATCGGTGCTGCTCCCGTCCGCTTCGGCGCTCGCGGCCAGTTGGGACACCGATCTCGTCGGCCGGCTCGGCGGTCTGCTCGCCGCCGAGGCGCGGCGCAAGGGCGTGCAGATCGTGCTCGCCCCGACGCTCAATCTGCACCGGTCTCCGCTGGGCGGACGCCACTTCGAGTGCTTCTCGGAGGACCCGCTCCTCACCGGGCTCATCGGGGCCGCACTGATCCGGGGCGTACAGACGAACGGTGTGTCGGCCGCCGCCAAGCACTACGTCGCCAATGACTCCGAACAGGAGCGGCTGACCGTGGACGTCCGGGTGCCGGAGCGGGTGCTGCGCGAGGTGTATCTCGCCCCGTTCGAGGCCGCGGTGGCGGCCGGCGTCCGGCTGGTCATGGCCGGGTACAACGGGGTCAACGGCGCGACCATGTCTGCCAATCCGCTGCTCCGGGAGCCCCTGAAGAGCGAGTGGGGCTTCGACGGTGTGGTCGTCTCGGACTGGGGCGCGGTGCGATCCACCCTGGACACCTCCCGCGCGGGCCTGGACCTGGTGATGCCGGGGCCGCAGGGCCCCTGGGGCGAGGCGCTGGTGCGGGCGGTGCGCGAGGGCGCGCTGCCGGAATCCGTCGTCGACGACAAGGTCCGCCGACTGCTGCGCCTCGCGCACCGGGCAGGCGCGCTGGGCCCCGCCCGGCCCGCTCCCGTGACGCTGCAACGCCCATCCGAGGTAAGGCAGTTGTTGCGGAAGACGGTGGCCGCGGGTGCGGTCCTGCTCGCCA
Proteins encoded in this window:
- a CDS encoding flavin reductase family protein — translated: MRLSTERDEPTESVDLRPFMSGFPTGVAIVSTFDGADRPWGMTCTSMCSVTLSPPTLLVCLRQDSPTLQALLTTGTFSVNLLADHAQPAAALFGSGAPDRFDRVAWDRPDHLGGPHLYREAHAIADCRVDQHSLVGDHVMVLGEVIRTSQESESAPLLYGRREYASWPIRDRAALAY
- a CDS encoding Clp protease N-terminal domain-containing protein translates to MSPLDISLADLIARLDEELPGANELARISEARLRAQTLSDLGDQLIDHYVSKAKRTGSSWTEIGDAIGVSKQAAQQRHTPNAFERFTHLNRHSIVLAQEAARTHKHDSIGTEHLLLGLLGEPQGLAHQVLIAKTGSEQRIRDAIEEAMPPAGEKALRGHIAFRPESKAAIEQARRESDDLGHDWVGTEHALLGLIHAEESRAAQILRALGFTSDELRETVKAEIATRSAAPDGP
- a CDS encoding tryptophan halogenase family protein codes for the protein MLETTVKRVVILGGGTAGWMAATYLAKALDGAAEVTVLEAPTIPRIGVGEATIPNLQSAFFDFLGIPESEWMPECNASFKMAVKFINWRTPGTASPNGRPFEGGSDHFYHTFGRLQAQDEIPLSNYWIYKNKTGEKVEPFDYACFPETPLMDAKKGPKLLDGTTVANYAWHFNAQLVADYLCRFATEKQNVIHVQDEMTSVDVDERGYITALRTKSGRTLTGDLFVDCSGFRGALINKTLGEPFLDMSDHLLCNSAVATAIPHDGEDGVEPYTSSIAMNAGWTWKIPLLDRFGTGYVYSDKYASKEEATREFCEMWQIDPDSTALNHVRFRVGRNRRAWVNNCVSIGTSSCFVEPLESTGIFFIYSALAQLVAHFPDTTFDETRRAGFNNAVETMFEDTRDFIQAHFYFSPRTDTPFWRDNKKLALGPDIQKKLETYRAGLSINRLPTDSSGNFSSSVEQQAINFWTNSNYDCVLAGLGYLPERPLPQLADMPESRRAADELFAAVKRDQQTLLDSVPATKDLLRHIYQG
- a CDS encoding GNAT family N-acetyltransferase, coding for MLKGTKVGLRARHDDDIPILRTELYDDVVNGSRAEGSPWRPITPGSKDPRLVVDDSNQGLVQFSVVELGGGTLVGTATLWGIDNHSRSAHIGLGLLPSARGKGHGTDVVATLCYYGFAVRGLQRLQIETLADNTAMLRSAERNGFVREGVLRSSAWVLGEFLDEVVLGLLVQDWKADSTGQGLLGK